A genomic segment from Pseudomonas sessilinigenes encodes:
- a CDS encoding DODA-type extradiol aromatic ring-opening family dioxygenase, with the protein MLPSLFISHGSPMLALEPGESGPALARLAAQLPRPRAILVVSAHWESSDLRVSAHPHPETWHDFGGFPAALFAVQYPAPGSPELAAQVVQLLGANGLVAQLDEHRPFDHGTWVPLSLMYPQADIPVVQLSLPSQQGPALQTRIGHALASLRAQGVLLIGSGSITHNLRELDWHAGPESVEPWAKAFRDWMIQHLAANDESALHAYRQQAPHAVRSHPSDEHLLPLYFARGAGDTFGLVHQGFTLGALGMDIYRFD; encoded by the coding sequence ATGCTCCCCAGCCTGTTCATTTCCCACGGCTCCCCCATGCTGGCCCTGGAACCCGGCGAAAGCGGTCCGGCATTGGCCCGCCTGGCCGCACAGCTACCACGCCCCCGGGCGATCCTGGTGGTATCGGCCCACTGGGAAAGCAGCGACTTGCGAGTCAGTGCCCACCCGCATCCAGAAACCTGGCACGACTTCGGCGGTTTCCCGGCGGCCTTGTTCGCCGTGCAGTATCCCGCCCCCGGAAGCCCCGAACTGGCCGCGCAAGTCGTGCAGCTGCTGGGGGCCAACGGCCTCGTGGCACAACTGGACGAGCACCGCCCTTTTGATCACGGCACTTGGGTACCGCTATCGCTGATGTATCCACAAGCAGATATCCCGGTCGTGCAACTGTCGCTCCCCAGCCAGCAAGGACCGGCCCTGCAGACTCGCATCGGCCACGCCTTGGCCAGCCTGAGGGCCCAGGGCGTACTGTTGATCGGCTCCGGCAGCATCACCCACAACCTGCGGGAACTGGACTGGCATGCCGGCCCGGAAAGCGTCGAACCCTGGGCCAAGGCCTTTCGCGACTGGATGATCCAGCACCTGGCTGCCAATGACGAGAGTGCCCTGCACGCCTATCGACAACAGGCCCCCCATGCCGTACGCAGCCACCCAAGCGATGAACACCTGCTACCGCTGTACTTCGCCCGAGGCGCCGGCGACACGTTCGGCCTGGTCCATCAAGGCTTCACCCTGGGTGCGCTGGGCATGGATATCTATCGCTTCGATTGA
- a CDS encoding crotonase/enoyl-CoA hydratase family protein: MNQPSASRVSREQRGHLFLIGLDRIAKRNAFDLELLNQLSLAYGEFQADSQARVAVVFAHGEHFTAGLDLANVAAALAQGWQAPPGGCDPWGVFAGPRVSKPVITAVQGYCLTIGIELMLAADINLCASNTRFAQMEVQRGILPFGGATLRLPQLAGWGNAMRWLLTGDEFDAHEALRMGLVQEVMASEDLLPRAIELAQRIAQQAPLGVQATLLSARQACLEGEAAAARGLPPLVQKLMNSDDAKEGIRAMQEKRPGSFKGC; this comes from the coding sequence ATGAATCAGCCCAGCGCCAGTCGCGTCAGCCGTGAACAACGTGGCCATCTGTTCCTCATTGGCCTGGACCGGATTGCCAAGCGCAACGCTTTCGATCTGGAACTACTCAATCAATTGAGCCTGGCCTACGGCGAATTCCAGGCCGACAGCCAGGCACGTGTCGCGGTGGTCTTCGCCCATGGCGAGCACTTCACCGCCGGGCTGGACCTGGCCAATGTAGCCGCCGCCCTGGCCCAGGGCTGGCAGGCGCCTCCTGGCGGTTGCGACCCTTGGGGCGTGTTCGCCGGGCCGCGGGTAAGCAAGCCGGTGATCACGGCGGTGCAAGGCTATTGCCTGACCATCGGCATCGAACTGATGCTGGCCGCCGACATCAACCTGTGCGCCAGCAACACCCGCTTCGCCCAGATGGAGGTGCAAAGGGGCATCCTCCCATTCGGTGGTGCCACCTTGCGCTTGCCGCAACTGGCCGGATGGGGCAACGCCATGCGCTGGTTGTTGACCGGGGATGAATTCGATGCCCACGAGGCCCTGCGGATGGGGCTGGTGCAGGAAGTCATGGCCAGCGAAGACCTGTTGCCACGAGCTATCGAACTGGCACAGCGCATCGCCCAACAGGCGCCACTGGGGGTCCAAGCCACACTGTTGTCGGCGCGCCAGGCGTGCCTCGAGGGAGAGGCCGCAGCCGCCCGGGGCTTGCCCCCCTTGGTGCAGAAGCTGATGAACAGCGACGATGCCAAGGAGGGCATAAGGGCCATGCAGGAAAAACGCCCGGGATCGTTCAAGGGCTGCTAA
- a CDS encoding spermidine synthase, with amino-acid sequence MTEERVERVLAEVHDEFGMIRVLEVADYRFLEFGEAIEQSCVFTADPSWLEYDYTRAMLIGALCHAAPESALFLGLGAGTLTQACLKFLPLEDVEAIELRPDVPRLAIEYMGLDDDPRLYIRIGDALELLDSAEPADLIFVDLYTDVGPGVGHLAWGFLENCQKRLNPGGWLVINQWATDDGKPLGAALLRGLYHRHYWELPVKEGNVILIVPADLEQDLDMPGLVARAEALAPRLGYSLQSLIKDIRPAT; translated from the coding sequence ATGACTGAGGAGCGCGTCGAGCGAGTGCTCGCCGAAGTTCACGACGAGTTCGGCATGATCCGGGTCCTGGAAGTGGCCGATTATCGCTTTCTCGAATTTGGCGAGGCCATCGAGCAAAGCTGCGTGTTCACCGCAGACCCCAGTTGGCTGGAGTATGACTACACCCGCGCCATGCTGATTGGTGCGTTGTGCCATGCCGCACCTGAAAGTGCGCTGTTTCTCGGGCTGGGCGCCGGTACCCTGACCCAGGCGTGCCTGAAGTTCCTGCCCCTGGAGGACGTCGAGGCTATCGAACTGCGTCCGGATGTCCCGCGCCTGGCCATCGAGTACATGGGACTGGATGATGATCCACGGCTTTATATAAGGATTGGCGATGCCCTGGAATTGCTGGACAGCGCCGAGCCTGCCGACCTGATTTTCGTCGACCTGTACACCGATGTCGGTCCAGGTGTCGGTCATCTGGCCTGGGGGTTTCTGGAAAACTGCCAGAAGCGTCTCAACCCCGGCGGTTGGCTGGTGATCAACCAGTGGGCCACCGATGACGGCAAGCCCCTGGGGGCGGCGTTGTTGCGTGGCCTGTATCACCGGCATTACTGGGAGCTGCCGGTGAAGGAGGGCAATGTGATCCTGATCGTACCAGCCGACCTGGAGCAGGATCTGGACATGCCGGGCCTGGTGGCCAGGGCCGAGGCCCTGGCGCCGCGCCTGGGCTATTCGTTGCAATCGCTGATCAAGGACATCCGCCCGGCTACCTGA
- a CDS encoding class II 3-deoxy-7-phosphoheptulonate synthase, translating into MSQPWTPDSWRALPIQQQPHYPDAAHLLQVEQTLASYPPLVFAGEARELRRQFAEVTQGRAFLLQGGDCAESFAEFSAAKIRDTFKVLLQMAIVMTFAAGSPVVKVGRMAGQFAKPRSANDETINGVTLPAYRGDIVNGIGFDEKSRVPDPDRLLQSYHQATATLNLLRAFAQGGFADLHQVHKWNLDFIANSALAEKYSQLADRIDETLAFMRACGLDSSPQLRETSFFTAHEALLLNYEEAFVRRDSLTNDYYDCSAHMLWIGDRTRQLDGAHVEFLRGVNNPIGVKVGPSMDTEELIRLIDILNPSNDPGRLNLIVRMGANKVGEHLPRLIRAVESEGKQVLWSSDPMHGNTIKASSGYKTRDFAQILSEVKQFFQVHQAEGSYAGGIHIEMTGQNVTECIGGARPITEDGLSDRYHTHCDPRMNADQSLELAFLIAETLKQVKR; encoded by the coding sequence ATGAGCCAACCCTGGACCCCCGACAGCTGGCGCGCCTTGCCGATCCAGCAACAGCCCCATTACCCCGATGCTGCACACCTGCTCCAGGTGGAGCAGACCCTTGCCAGCTATCCACCGCTGGTCTTCGCCGGGGAAGCCCGGGAGTTGCGCCGCCAGTTCGCCGAAGTCACCCAGGGTCGTGCCTTCCTGCTGCAAGGCGGTGATTGCGCCGAGAGCTTTGCAGAATTTTCCGCGGCGAAGATTCGCGATACCTTCAAGGTGCTGTTGCAGATGGCGATCGTCATGACCTTCGCTGCCGGCAGCCCGGTGGTCAAGGTCGGGCGCATGGCCGGCCAGTTCGCCAAGCCACGCTCGGCCAACGACGAGACCATCAATGGCGTGACCCTCCCGGCTTACCGTGGCGATATCGTCAATGGCATCGGCTTCGATGAAAAAAGCCGGGTACCGGATCCCGATCGCCTGCTGCAGTCCTACCACCAGGCCACCGCCACCCTCAACCTGTTGCGGGCCTTCGCCCAGGGCGGTTTCGCCGACCTGCACCAGGTGCACAAGTGGAACCTGGACTTCATCGCCAACTCGGCACTGGCCGAGAAATACAGCCAATTGGCGGACCGCATCGATGAAACCCTGGCGTTCATGCGGGCCTGCGGCCTGGACAGCTCGCCACAATTGCGCGAAACCAGCTTCTTCACGGCCCACGAAGCACTGCTGCTCAACTACGAGGAAGCCTTCGTCCGCCGCGACAGCCTGACCAACGACTATTACGACTGCTCGGCGCACATGCTGTGGATCGGTGATCGCACCCGGCAACTCGATGGTGCGCACGTCGAGTTCCTGCGCGGGGTGAACAACCCGATCGGGGTCAAGGTTGGCCCAAGCATGGATACCGAGGAGCTGATCCGCCTGATCGACATCCTCAATCCCAGCAACGACCCAGGCCGCCTCAACCTGATCGTTCGCATGGGGGCGAACAAGGTGGGCGAGCATCTGCCACGACTGATCCGTGCGGTGGAAAGCGAAGGCAAGCAAGTGCTGTGGAGCTCGGACCCGATGCACGGCAACACCATCAAGGCCAGCAGCGGCTACAAGACCCGGGACTTCGCCCAGATCCTCAGCGAGGTCAAGCAGTTCTTCCAGGTGCACCAGGCCGAGGGCAGCTACGCCGGCGGCATTCATATAGAAATGACCGGTCAGAATGTCACCGAGTGCATTGGCGGTGCGCGCCCCATTACCGAAGATGGCCTGTCGGACCGCTACCACACCCATTGCGATCCGCGGATGAACGCCGACCAGTCCCTGGAGCTGGCATTCCTGATTGCCGAGACCCTGAAACAGGTCAAGCGCTGA
- a CDS encoding winged helix-turn-helix domain-containing protein: MPVAHSFSLKQARRLALAAQGFGGRRPPASIKAARLNQQIERLGLLQIDSVNALVRAHYLPLFSRLGSYPQQLLDQAAWSQGRQRTLFEYWGHEASLLPMSMYPLMRWRMQRARQGQGIYSQLARFGREQQATISRVLAAVQTQGALGAGSLSSREERAGPWWDWSDEKHALEWLFAAGEVTVAGRRGFERLYDLPERVIPRAILQQPLMDEAQAQRQLLVQGATALGVATEKDLRDYFRLDPADSRARLAELLESGELLACEVQGWRQPAYCLPQFKVPRKVGASALLSPFDSLIWERSRTERLFDFRYRLEIYTPLHKRVYGYYVLPFLHDERIVARVDLRAERAQGRLAVHAVHEEAVGLDEPGMQALAGQLRQMADWLGLADIQLNCPREGAQRLRKLLA; the protein is encoded by the coding sequence ATGCCCGTAGCCCATTCTTTTTCGCTCAAGCAGGCTCGACGACTGGCCTTGGCCGCCCAGGGATTTGGCGGGCGGCGGCCGCCAGCATCGATCAAGGCGGCACGCCTCAACCAGCAGATAGAGCGCCTGGGGCTACTGCAGATCGATTCGGTCAATGCGTTGGTTCGCGCCCATTACCTGCCGTTGTTCTCCCGTCTTGGCAGTTATCCACAGCAGTTGCTGGATCAGGCTGCCTGGAGCCAGGGGCGGCAGCGGACCTTGTTCGAGTACTGGGGGCATGAAGCGTCGCTGTTGCCGATGTCCATGTATCCACTGATGCGCTGGCGCATGCAGCGAGCCCGTCAGGGCCAGGGTATCTATTCCCAGCTGGCGCGGTTCGGCCGGGAGCAGCAGGCCACGATCAGCCGGGTGCTGGCGGCAGTGCAGACGCAGGGCGCCCTGGGCGCTGGCAGCCTGTCCAGTCGCGAGGAGCGGGCAGGGCCCTGGTGGGACTGGAGCGATGAAAAGCATGCGCTGGAATGGCTGTTCGCCGCTGGTGAGGTGACGGTGGCCGGGCGACGGGGGTTCGAGCGACTGTACGATTTGCCGGAGCGGGTCATTCCCCGGGCCATCCTCCAGCAGCCGCTAATGGATGAGGCCCAGGCCCAGCGCCAATTGCTGGTGCAAGGGGCAACGGCCCTGGGGGTGGCGACGGAAAAGGACCTGCGTGATTATTTTCGCCTCGATCCTGCCGATAGCCGCGCTCGCCTGGCCGAGTTGTTGGAGTCTGGCGAGCTGCTGGCCTGTGAGGTTCAGGGGTGGCGGCAGCCGGCTTACTGCCTGCCCCAGTTCAAGGTGCCGCGCAAGGTTGGCGCCAGTGCCTTGCTATCGCCGTTCGATTCGCTGATCTGGGAGCGCAGCCGCACCGAGCGCCTGTTCGATTTCCGCTATCGGCTGGAGATCTACACACCGCTGCACAAGCGAGTCTATGGCTACTACGTACTGCCATTTCTGCACGATGAGCGCATCGTTGCCCGGGTCGACCTGCGGGCTGAGCGTGCCCAGGGGCGACTGGCGGTGCATGCGGTGCATGAAGAGGCGGTGGGGCTGGACGAACCTGGAATGCAGGCGCTGGCCGGGCAGCTACGGCAGATGGCTGACTGGTTGGGCCTGGCGGACATTCAATTGAACTGCCCGCGAGAGGGGGCACAGCGTTTGCGCAAGCTCTTGGCCTGA
- a CDS encoding DUF1127 domain-containing protein — MKGQKGFVLVHKTPFQGLSLSVLWHKVARWYTLGHERRMLASLSDEALKDLGLTRVDVEHERVRPFWDDPMHK; from the coding sequence ATGAAAGGTCAAAAGGGTTTTGTACTCGTCCATAAAACACCCTTCCAAGGGTTGTCGCTCAGTGTCTTGTGGCACAAGGTGGCCCGCTGGTACACCCTGGGTCACGAGCGCCGGATGCTTGCCAGTCTCAGTGACGAGGCGCTCAAGGACCTGGGGCTCACCCGAGTGGATGTCGAGCATGAGAGGGTTCGCCCATTCTGGGACGACCCGATGCATAAATGA
- a CDS encoding LysR substrate-binding domain-containing protein translates to MSQFPSIDTEVLRTFVAIADEGGFTRAGERVNRTQSAVSMQMKRLEEDVLQRQLFQRDGRQVKLTAEGQVLLGYARRILKLHSEVFNTLREPHMVGLVRIGTPDDYVMRFLPGILSRFAQSYPLIQIEVHCESSRQLLQRQDLDLSIVTREPGNEIGQLLRKERFVWAAAQCFSAHEQSPMPLAMFNSDCFCRVWACNALDAAGLDYRIAYNSSSLSAIMAVVSAGLAVTAQLESLITPDMRILGEAEGLPLLPEASIMLLRNLNKPSPITECLAEHIVEGFKA, encoded by the coding sequence ATGTCTCAGTTCCCCAGTATCGATACCGAAGTGCTGCGTACCTTCGTCGCCATTGCCGATGAAGGCGGTTTTACCCGGGCTGGCGAACGGGTCAATCGCACCCAGTCTGCGGTCAGCATGCAGATGAAGCGCCTGGAGGAGGATGTGCTGCAACGCCAGCTGTTCCAGCGCGATGGCCGCCAGGTCAAGCTGACCGCCGAGGGGCAGGTGCTGCTGGGCTATGCCCGGCGCATCCTGAAACTGCATAGCGAGGTGTTCAACACCTTGCGTGAGCCGCACATGGTGGGACTGGTGCGCATCGGCACCCCGGACGACTATGTGATGCGCTTTTTACCGGGAATTCTCTCGCGCTTCGCCCAAAGCTACCCATTGATCCAGATCGAGGTGCATTGCGAGTCCTCCAGGCAGCTGTTGCAACGCCAGGACCTGGACCTGTCCATCGTCACCCGGGAACCTGGCAACGAGATCGGCCAACTGTTGCGCAAGGAGCGTTTCGTCTGGGCCGCGGCCCAGTGCTTCAGCGCACATGAACAGTCGCCCATGCCCTTGGCGATGTTCAACAGCGATTGCTTTTGCCGGGTGTGGGCCTGCAATGCCCTGGACGCTGCCGGCCTGGACTATCGGATCGCCTACAACAGCTCCAGCCTGTCGGCGATCATGGCGGTGGTCAGCGCAGGGCTCGCCGTCACCGCGCAACTGGAAAGCCTGATCACGCCGGACATGCGCATCCTCGGTGAGGCCGAAGGGCTGCCCCTGCTGCCAGAGGCGAGCATCATGCTCTTGCGCAACCTCAACAAACCCTCGCCCATTACCGAATGCCTGGCCGAGCATATCGTCGAAGGCTTCAAAGCTTGA
- a CDS encoding sulfite exporter TauE/SafE family protein has product MIELAMYLLLGAVLGTVGGLFGIGGGLIAIPVLGVLFGLDQQIAQGTALVMVVPNVMLALWRYHQHNRIAARHAAPLALMGFSFAWLGSIWAVGIDPQSMRTIFVVFLLALSAYNLLRMFSSSAPAQSQMRYSWPWLGALGAASGALGGVFGVGSAVVATPVLTSIFGTTQVVAQGLSLALALPSTAVTLVTYGIHHEVDWQVGLPLAAGGLLSISWGVRVAHALPERLLRALFCGFLVVCAVMLGLKL; this is encoded by the coding sequence TTGATCGAGTTAGCGATGTATCTGTTGTTGGGCGCAGTGCTGGGGACAGTGGGCGGTCTGTTCGGTATCGGTGGGGGGCTGATCGCCATCCCTGTGCTGGGAGTGCTGTTCGGCCTGGACCAGCAGATTGCCCAGGGGACTGCCCTGGTGATGGTCGTGCCGAACGTGATGCTGGCGCTGTGGCGGTATCACCAGCACAACCGTATCGCCGCGCGCCATGCCGCGCCCCTGGCGCTGATGGGGTTCAGTTTCGCCTGGCTCGGGTCGATCTGGGCCGTGGGGATCGATCCCCAATCGATGCGTACCATCTTCGTCGTCTTTCTACTGGCCCTGTCAGCCTACAACTTGTTGCGCATGTTCAGTTCCAGTGCCCCGGCTCAATCGCAGATGCGCTACTCCTGGCCTTGGCTGGGTGCCCTGGGCGCAGCTTCCGGAGCGCTGGGGGGGGTGTTCGGCGTTGGCAGTGCGGTGGTCGCCACGCCTGTGCTGACCAGTATTTTCGGCACCACCCAGGTGGTGGCCCAGGGCCTGTCCCTGGCCTTGGCCCTGCCCAGCACGGCGGTGACCCTGGTGACCTACGGTATCCACCATGAGGTGGATTGGCAGGTGGGCTTGCCGCTGGCGGCAGGTGGCCTGTTGAGTATCAGTTGGGGGGTAAGGGTCGCCCATGCCTTGCCGGAGCGCCTGTTGCGTGCCCTGTTCTGTGGCTTCCTGGTGGTGTGCGCAGTGATGCTGGGCCTCAAGCTTTGA
- a CDS encoding LysR family transcriptional regulator: protein MNPNTLTEQLGLFIDVLEAGSFSAASRRHPLTPSAVARRIDSLEKAVGTTLFMRTTHAVVATAAGLAFAERARRIVAELQLARAEAVSLSHAPEGLIRIDAPAAFGRRHLAPAIADFLMLYPGLDVQLHLIDSFIDMQGAHLGKVDLVLRAGQQVDTRMVATTLASIVRIACASPAYLKNRGTPRHPSELDQHDGLDWDGLAPLFAWRFELDGQLQSHRPQRIRFSANNAEALLSGALAGLGIAHLPTWLASEYLLRGELVPLFCEGGLPKPETAGIYALRMEQHPNARSRLLLEYLKSRFSPVPPWDLALQSSMG, encoded by the coding sequence ATGAATCCCAATACCCTGACTGAACAACTGGGGCTGTTTATCGATGTGCTGGAGGCAGGCAGCTTTTCTGCCGCCTCACGCCGCCACCCCCTGACACCTTCGGCCGTGGCCCGACGTATCGACAGCCTGGAGAAGGCCGTGGGTACCACCCTGTTCATGCGCACCACCCATGCGGTAGTCGCCACCGCGGCCGGCCTGGCATTCGCCGAACGGGCTCGACGGATCGTCGCCGAACTGCAACTGGCACGGGCCGAAGCCGTTTCCTTGAGCCATGCCCCGGAAGGCCTGATCCGCATCGACGCCCCGGCCGCCTTCGGACGACGCCACTTGGCTCCCGCCATTGCCGACTTCCTGATGCTCTACCCAGGCCTGGACGTGCAATTGCACCTGATCGACAGCTTCATCGACATGCAGGGCGCACACCTGGGCAAGGTGGACCTGGTCCTGCGGGCGGGACAACAGGTGGATACACGCATGGTCGCCACGACCTTGGCCAGCATCGTGCGCATTGCCTGCGCCAGCCCGGCCTACCTGAAGAACCGTGGCACTCCCCGGCATCCATCCGAGCTCGATCAGCACGACGGGCTCGACTGGGATGGCCTTGCCCCACTGTTTGCCTGGCGCTTCGAACTCGACGGCCAGTTGCAGAGCCATCGTCCCCAGCGCATCCGCTTTAGTGCCAACAATGCCGAAGCCTTGCTGTCCGGGGCCTTGGCCGGGCTAGGTATCGCCCACTTGCCCACCTGGCTGGCGAGCGAATACCTGTTGCGCGGGGAGTTGGTACCGTTGTTCTGCGAAGGTGGCCTGCCAAAGCCAGAAACCGCTGGTATCTACGCCTTGCGCATGGAGCAGCACCCCAATGCTCGCAGCCGGCTATTGCTGGAGTACCTCAAGAGCCGATTCAGCCCGGTACCGCCCTGGGACCTGGCATTGCAGAGCAGCATGGGCTGA
- a CDS encoding MarR family winged helix-turn-helix transcriptional regulator, with protein MTTEHTALPPCEQLLLDNQLCFALHSTSLLMTKVYKPLLQQLGLTYPQYLAMLVLWERDGLTVGEISQRLLTDPGSLTPLLKRLETEGLLSRTRSREDERVVIVELTEQGRELQAKARDIPQCILGASGRTVEQLRHLQAELQILRSHLQDSL; from the coding sequence ATGACCACTGAACACACCGCCCTGCCGCCCTGCGAGCAACTGTTGCTGGATAACCAGTTGTGCTTTGCCCTGCACTCCACTTCGCTGCTGATGACCAAGGTCTATAAACCTTTGCTGCAGCAATTGGGCCTGACCTATCCGCAATACCTGGCGATGTTGGTGCTGTGGGAGCGGGATGGGCTGACCGTCGGCGAAATCAGCCAGCGCCTGCTGACTGACCCCGGGTCCCTGACCCCTTTGCTCAAGCGCCTGGAGACCGAGGGATTGCTCAGCCGTACCCGCAGCCGTGAAGACGAACGGGTGGTGATCGTCGAACTGACCGAGCAAGGCCGCGAGCTGCAGGCCAAGGCCCGGGATATTCCCCAGTGCATCCTGGGTGCCAGTGGCAGGACAGTGGAACAACTGCGCCACCTGCAGGCAGAACTGCAGATTCTACGCAGCCACCTGCAAGACAGCCTGTAA
- a CDS encoding organic hydroperoxide resistance protein: MQTLYTAVATATGGRDGRAVSSDNILDVKLATPKELGGAGGQATNPEQLFAAGYSACFIGALKFVALQSKRKIPDNASITAKVGIGQIPGGFGLDIDLHVSLPGLSQEDAQGLVDAAHQVCPYSNATRGNVDVRLHVTV, from the coding sequence ATGCAAACTCTCTATACCGCTGTTGCAACCGCTACCGGTGGCCGTGATGGCCGCGCCGTTTCCAGCGACAACATTCTTGACGTCAAGCTGGCCACTCCCAAGGAGCTGGGTGGCGCAGGTGGCCAGGCCACCAACCCGGAACAGCTGTTCGCCGCCGGTTACTCGGCTTGCTTCATCGGCGCCCTGAAGTTCGTCGCCTTGCAGAGCAAGCGCAAGATTCCAGATAACGCCTCGATTACCGCCAAGGTCGGTATCGGCCAGATCCCCGGCGGTTTCGGCCTGGACATCGACCTGCATGTCAGCCTGCCCGGGCTGTCCCAGGAGGACGCCCAGGGCCTGGTGGATGCGGCGCACCAGGTTTGCCCCTACTCCAACGCCACCCGTGGCAATGTCGATGTGCGCCTGCACGTAACGGTCTGA
- a CDS encoding elongation factor P translates to MKTGKELKPGTVIRIDNDPWLVQKAEFTKSGRNSAIMKTKLKNLLTGYKTETVYGADDKLDDVILDRKEATLSFISGDTYTFMDTTDYTMYELNSEDIEAVLPFIEEGMTDVCEAVFFEGRLVSVDLPTTIVRQVDYTEGSARGDTSGKVMKPAKLKNGTELSVADFIEIGDWIEIDTREGGSYKGRAKV, encoded by the coding sequence ATGAAAACTGGTAAAGAACTCAAACCCGGTACCGTGATCCGTATCGACAACGATCCTTGGCTGGTTCAGAAGGCTGAATTCACCAAGTCGGGTCGTAACAGTGCGATCATGAAGACCAAGCTGAAGAACCTGCTGACCGGTTACAAGACCGAAACCGTCTACGGTGCGGACGACAAGCTGGACGACGTGATCCTGGATCGCAAAGAAGCGACCCTGTCGTTCATCAGCGGCGACACCTACACGTTCATGGACACCACTGACTACACCATGTACGAGCTGAACTCCGAAGACATCGAGGCCGTTCTGCCATTCATCGAAGAAGGCATGACTGACGTCTGTGAAGCTGTGTTCTTCGAAGGCCGCCTGGTTTCCGTTGACCTGCCGACCACCATCGTGCGCCAGGTCGACTACACCGAAGGTTCCGCTCGCGGCGACACTTCGGGCAAGGTGATGAAGCCTGCCAAACTGAAGAACGGCACCGAGCTGAGCGTTGCCGACTTCATCGAGATCGGCGACTGGATCGAGATCGATACCCGCGAAGGCGGTTCTTACAAGGGCCGCGCCAAGGTTTAA
- the earP gene encoding elongation factor P maturation arginine rhamnosyltransferase EarP codes for MKASWDIFCSVVDNYGDIGVTWRLARQLVAEHECEVRLWVDDLRAFEKICPQIDIRRECQQQAGVEVRQWPEHWLPVAAADVVIAAFACQLPHAYMEAMAERERPPLWLNLDYLSAEDWIGGCHGLPSVKFHGVQKYFFFPGFVPGTGGLLRESDLLRRRQAFQGDRQAQLEFLQGLGGAPVADARLMSLFAYENAGLDGWLDALADDVRPTHLLVPEGRILGDVQRWLDVAPLGAGDLAVRRSLTIQVLPFVPQEDYDRLLWCCDFNAVRGEDSFVRAQWAGRPMLWHIYRQDEDIHLDKLEAFLALYTRSLSPEARAAVLALWQAWNTESGMAQAWKNALQHWPQITAHAEQWCLEQGSQTDLAAALVQFYLNWI; via the coding sequence ATGAAAGCCTCCTGGGACATTTTCTGCAGCGTCGTCGATAACTACGGTGATATCGGCGTGACCTGGCGCCTGGCGCGGCAACTGGTTGCCGAGCACGAGTGCGAGGTGCGCCTGTGGGTCGATGACTTGCGTGCCTTTGAAAAGATCTGTCCGCAGATCGACATCCGGCGCGAGTGCCAGCAGCAAGCGGGAGTGGAGGTACGACAATGGCCCGAACACTGGTTGCCAGTGGCTGCAGCCGATGTGGTCATCGCTGCCTTCGCCTGCCAATTGCCCCATGCCTATATGGAGGCCATGGCCGAACGTGAACGGCCGCCCTTGTGGCTGAACCTGGATTACCTGAGCGCCGAGGACTGGATCGGTGGTTGCCATGGTTTGCCTTCCGTGAAGTTTCACGGGGTACAGAAGTACTTCTTCTTTCCAGGGTTCGTACCAGGGACTGGTGGATTGCTGCGTGAGAGCGATCTCTTGCGGCGACGCCAGGCTTTCCAGGGAGATCGCCAGGCCCAACTGGAGTTCCTGCAAGGGCTGGGGGGGGCACCGGTAGCCGATGCCAGGTTGATGTCGTTGTTTGCCTACGAGAATGCCGGTCTCGACGGTTGGCTGGATGCCCTGGCCGATGATGTTCGCCCCACCCATCTCCTGGTTCCCGAGGGGCGCATCCTGGGAGATGTCCAGCGCTGGCTGGATGTCGCCCCCCTGGGGGCGGGCGACCTGGCGGTTCGCCGTTCGCTGACGATTCAAGTCCTGCCTTTTGTCCCTCAGGAAGACTACGATCGCTTGTTGTGGTGCTGCGACTTCAACGCCGTGCGTGGTGAAGACTCCTTCGTACGAGCGCAATGGGCGGGGCGGCCCATGCTTTGGCATATCTATCGCCAGGACGAGGATATCCACCTGGACAAGCTCGAGGCCTTCCTTGCGCTTTACACCCGGTCCCTGTCCCCTGAAGCCCGGGCCGCAGTACTGGCGCTGTGGCAGGCCTGGAATACCGAGTCCGGGATGGCCCAAGCCTGGAAAAACGCCCTGCAACACTGGCCGCAAATCACCGCGCATGCCGAACAGTGGTGTCTGGAACAAGGCTCGCAGACCGATCTTGCTGCGGCGCTGGTGCAGTTTTACCTAAATTGGATATGA